The following are from one region of the Melitaea cinxia chromosome 7, ilMelCinx1.1, whole genome shotgun sequence genome:
- the LOC123655082 gene encoding angiotensin-converting enzyme-like protein Ace3 produces MQRQSPWRAKLAQDIPVFRIHAKTILSKIVGQRAGGRYFVSTILQFQIHRALCERTGQFIPGDPSRPLHKCDIYRNPEAGRILTRIMQRGSSLPWSQLLQETIGEGRLNGDALRDYFRPLEDWLRSENLRTGEYLGWSYDGDYCKFSIETAGLQVYGGFYNAASGMGMASFITLLLSSAITVVGIRLR; encoded by the exons ATGCAGAGGCAGAGCCCTTGGAGAGCCAAGCTCGCGcaagacatcccagttttccgcataCATGCTAAGACAATCTTAAGTAAGATCGTCGGTCAAAGGGCTGGAGGACG ATACTTCGTCAGCACGATCCTACAGTTCCAGATCCACCGCGCCTTGTGCGAAAGGACGGGCCAGTTCATCCCTGGTGACCCGTCTCGCCCGCTGCACAAGTGCGACATCTACCGGAACCCGGAGGCTGGAAGAATTTTAAC ACGTATAATGCAACGTGGTTCCTCTCTACCTTGGTCTCAACTCCTGCAAGAGACGATTGGTGAAGGCAGACTTAATGGCGATGCATTGAGGGACTACTTCAGGCCGCTGGAAGACTGGCTGAGAAGCGAGAACCTCAGGACTGGAGAGTACTTGGGCTGGAGTTATGATGGGGACTACTGCAAATTCAG CATTGAGACTGCTGGTCTTCAAGTTTACGGTGGCTTTTACAACGCTGCCAGCGGCATGGGGATGGCCAGTTTCATCACCCTACTCCTCTCATCAGCTATAACTGTTGTTGGAATACGTTTACGATGA